The Cylindrospermum stagnale PCC 7417 genome segment GTTAGTTACTGCCCTGATGCGGCAAGAATCTCGGTTTGAGGCTAAAGTTAAATCCCCTGTTGGTGCTACCGGCTTAATGCAGATCATGCCAGACACAGCTAAATGGATAGCTCCACAAATCAAGTTAGACATTAAAACAATTAACTTAGAAAAGCCCGACGATAACATCATGCTGGGGACGTGGTATATGGAGCATACCCATAAGATATATAACAATAACTCCTTATTAGCGATCGCTAGTTATAATGCTGGCCCCGGCAACGTTGACAAGTGGTTGAGAACTTTGCCGAGAGAAGATCCAGATGAATTTGTTGAAGATATTCCCTTTGACGAAACCAAAAATTACGTCCGGCAAGTATTTGGTAATTACTGGAATTATCAGCGACTATACAACCCAGAAGTATCCGCCCTAGTGAGTAAATACTCGGCTGAACATCCAAAATTACCAACGCCGTAAGCAATTCAAAATGTCAACTCAGCAAGTCTATTTACCTGAAAATCGCTGTCAGAGTTTCTAGTAAGCTAAATTACATCTAGTTTGGATAATGTTAAATTATGCATTTCTGCTAGGGTAGGCGGATCGAGATCTCAAAATATACAAGTTATCTCATCTCCAGTTAATTAGAAGTGAATTGTCTGAATAAACTTAATGTTGGTGATAGAGATATACCAGTTTGTCAAGGATGTAGGAATTTTTCCTAAATTAATTGAATTGAGAAAACTGTTATGTTTCATCCTCCCATTGAAAAACTAGTTGAGAACAAACGATTTGTTGAAGCTCTGTATTTCGGTGTAATTGATTTAGCATCAAACCCGACAAGTGAACTACATTTATATCTAGGAATAGCTTGTTGTGCTACAATCAAGCCAATTGCAGAAATAGAACGTTATTTAGCTATTTAACAGGTCAAGATGATCAATCATCTATACTTCAAAGAAATAAACATTTTAAAATGGATATTCATTCTTTGATGCAAAAATTTACCGAACTTGGTTATGTGACAGTCGGAAGAGGCCCAAAACATCCTGAATCACCTAGCCTAGAATTACAAAAAGAAATTGATAGTTTCCTCGAACAATATTCTTTTCTACGAAAAGATCCGGGATATATTGATTTTCTGGAATATTATTCTGGAGCAATGGTTGATTGGCCTAAAGGAGAATTAGTCATAGCAATATTTGGCTTTTTAGAAGAAATAAGCTTTCATCTGATTAAAGATGGGGGTGAAGTGATTGATGATGATGGATTTTATGCGTTTTGTACTTCGGTGGTTCGAGTTGGAGAAGGTCAAGATATGGAAAACGAATCTATAGGTTTAGGCTACACGTTCGATGCTACCGGAACTCGGCGTTGGGGTGTTTACCGTTCCATTGAAGGTGGAGAATGCGAATGGTATTGCGATAGCTTCCTGGAATGGCTGGAAAAACTTATCGATAAAAATGGGTTACTGGTGTAGAGAGGAGCAAGTTGCAATTGTTGTGACTTGGAGAATGCACTAATACTTTTTACTTTGATTGGTAACTATAATAATTTCCTTTGAAATTACAGATTTAGAGGCTAGAGAATATCTCCAATCTGATATGAACCAAGCTTTGGAAACAGCTAAAAATGCCTTTAGTGATTTTATGTTGTTTGCAACCCAGACTTTAGAGTCTACTTCAGAGTCAAACCTAATTTCTTCAGTCTTAGGGGTTAATTCTCAAGAATTGCAAAATAAACCTGAAATTGCTCAAGCTGCTGTTGATAATTTATACACAAACTTAAAAGACTTATTAAGTGAAGGCACATTACAAAACCCTGAGCAAATAGTTATTGCAAATTCTCGTATCAATTCCTTACAAGAGACGCTGCAATCTCAAGGAATCAATATCAGTGAAGAAATGGAGGAATTAACTAATAAATTAGAATAAATTTCGGGTTCACCTAGTATTCAGCAGAATTTACCATTAATTTTTGCTAATTTACAAAATTTTATTAACGACATTGACAAGTCTCCTGAAAAATTGGGAGAGACATTTGATGCAATAATTCAGTCTGTAAGTGACGAATTATTAACTGCTCAAAAACAGCAACTAGAACAAAAGCAACAATAGCAGTATAAACAATCAGCGCAAGAAGCGATCGCCGAATCTTTCAGATCGTTGGGTATCCCCTCATTTGCTGGTGATGAAGCAAATTCACCAGTAAAAATAGCCCTACTAGATTTAGATAAATTATTTTGGCGTATTGATCAGCGGTTACAGGAACTACCAGCAGGTAAATTTGAGGGGAGAAAAGAGGTTGAATTGTTAATTGAAATTGAAGAATTCAGAGAGCAGTTAGGTGTTTATGAGAGACTTATCATAAAAATAGATGAAAATCCAGATATAGGGTTGGCTTCTACTTCTTTATGAACTTGTATATTAAGATCTCCCAACCCACGTCAGTCCGCACAACTTTAGTCATATGAGCAAGGTTGGGTTGTAGCTTGCTTCTGCGGAGCAGTAAGAAGTGAAACCCAACACAACCTCGGAAATGTTGGGTTTCGTTCCTCAAGCCAACCTATGCAGTTTAGGGTTTTTGGCTCTAACTGAACCGTATTAACCTAACCTATTAACTAGTAACGAATCTAGCCGATTGACTTCAAGTAGTTCCTGAGAGTGGCGATGTTTTCATCATAGGCAGATTCCTGACCTATGGAAACTTTGCTTCTCACAAAAGGCTTAAATGTTAATTCCCTAGCAGCAAAGAAATTATTAAATCCATCCGGTTGAAGAGTATCTCCGTTGAGACCAATTGCCCAGAAATTAGATTTGTAATACTCTAGCTCTTTGATTGTAGATTCGACCGATGCTTGTTCCTCGGCACGGATGTTTGCTATGTATCTCTCTAGTGTTGTAATATTCTCACCGTAAGCAGAGGGTGAACCTACTGAAACACCTTGATTGTTAATGTAGTACTTGAATGATAATCCTCGTTGACTAAAGAACCCCAGGAATCCATCTGGTTGAAAAGTATCTCCGTTGAGACCGATTGCCCAGTTATTATTCTGGTAATTCTGAAGTTCTTTGAGCTTATCTTGAGTAGCTCTAATCTCTTGTGCAGGAATTAATGAAACCTGTCTGGCAGCAACCAAGGTAACTGTAGCCATAGTTGAAATCTTTTTCCATGATTTACTGTACTCAGAATATTAGAGATGCCAACAAAAATAAATCATCCCCTAGAGTAGTAGAGGAGTTGCTGAATAGCAGTATATTTGTGTATTTTAGTCAGTTTTGGGGTGATGTTTCATAGGAGGGAAAAACAACAGTTGCTACAATTCTTCTTAACTGAACCGTATTGGTTAATAGGTAGTCGAGAGGGCGCAAAGAGCGGGCACTTTGCACCATCACACATAGCAGAACAGAGACGCTTGCTGTAAAAAATTTGTAACTTTAATACAGCAATGGTTGATTAATTTATTGCGTAATTAGCAGTAATTTTTCTAGATCACTTATTAGGACACAAAGTGCGATCGCTTTTCGTCACCTTCGGATTATGCAACAGATAGTCATTTATTAAACCACAACCATTATCCAGTAAGCTTTCCAGCTTAATATCTGCCAGATTTCGCCAAATCACCGTACCATTACCACTACCCGCAGCCAGAGTTTTACCATCAGGGCTAAAACTGACACTGGTTAACTCATCCTTATCACCCTTCAAAGCAATCAGCAGCGTCCCTTCCCGGTTCCACAGCCTCACCTTATCATCACTGCTGACAGCCAGAGTTTTACCATCGGGACTAAAACTAACACTGATGAAACCATCACCATCCCCTGAGAGAGTTTTGAGAAAAGTCCCTTCCCGGCTCCAAAGTTTCACTGTACTATCAATACTGGCTGAGGCTATAGTTTTTCCATCAGGTGACCAGGCTACACCATTTACCCGCCGGCTATGACCAGTTAAGTTGTGCAGCAGTTTACCATCACGTCCCCAAACCTTCACCGTAGCGTCATCACTGGCTGATGCTAACAACTGACTATCAGGGCTAAAGCTGACCCAATTCACGGCGTTGGTATGTCCCTGCAAAGTATTCAGCAGTTGACCATCGCGACTCCAGAGTTTCACTGTTTTATCTTTGCTAGCTGAAGCGATAGTTTCTCCATCAGCTGACCAAGCTACACCTAAAACCGCATCTTTGTGACCCTTCAAAGTATTCAGCAGTTGACCATCGCGACTCCAGAGTTTCACTGTTTTATCTTTGCTAGCTGAAGCGATAGTTTCTCCATCAGCTGACCAAGCTACACCCCAGACTTGATCCTCATCACCTGGTAAAGTATTCAGCAGTTGACCATCGCGACTCCAGAGTTTCACTGTTTTATCTCGACTCGCCGCCGCCAACGTTTTACCATCAGGACTAAAACTGATGCTAGTAATCCAATCATTATTAGCTTTGGGGTTTCGCAGCAACACATCATCCCATCGCCAAAGTCTAATAGTTTTATCCCGACCGGCAGAAATCAAAGTCTTGCTATCTGGACTAAAGCTGACACTATTTACCCAATTATTATGTCCCTTCAAGGTTCCTAACAGTGCACCAGACCGACTCCAGAGTTTAATTGTCTCGTCGGTACTAGCTGAAGAGATTGTTTGACCATTAGGACTAAAACTCACACTAGTCACACCAGCACTATGTCCCGACAGAGTTCTCAAAAACTTACCGTCTCGACTCCAGAGTTTCACCGTCTTATCTAAACTGGCGGTAGCAATTGTTTGACCATCCGGTGACCAAGCTACACTTTTAACGGCATCTTCATGTCCCTGTAAAACCTTCAGCAATTTACCTTCTCGACTCCATAGCTTGGTTATATTGTCAGCACTCACCGCCGCAATTATTTGACCATCAGGCGACCAAGCTACACCCAAAACCGCATTACCAAACCCTGTTAAAGTGTTGAGCAGTTGACCGTCACGACTCCACAATTTCACCGTTTTATCTAAAGAAGCAGAAGCAATAATTTGACTATCGGGACTAAAACTGACACCATTTACCACAGCCTGATGCCCTGATAAAGTAGCCAGCAGCTTACCCTCCCGACTCCACAGTTTTATCGTCTTATCCTGACTAGCGGAAGCAATAATTTGACTATCAGGGCTGAATGTAGCGCTATTCACCACATCATCATGCCCCGCCAAGGTGTGTAACAAGCTACCATCAGGACGCCAAAGGTCGATAGTTGCGTCTGCACTGGCTGAGGCAATCAAAGAACCATCAGGGCTGAATGTAGCGCTATTGACCCCAGACAAATGTCCCTCCAAGCGATTGCGCTCTTTTACCCCGTAAACTGCCTGGTATAGGGACGTTAGCACCAGTTGCCGCGTATAGGAATCTACCCAGATATTCTGTTGTAATTTTCTGCCAGCCTTCAAACCTTCTTTGACAGCATCGATGCCTTTTTGTGAGGCAAAAAGTGCTTCACTGGATGCACTGAGGGTTTTAATTTCGCTATCTACTGCGGTGATTATAGAAATAGTTAACCCGAATATGGCAAAAATAGAAGCACCAAGGGCAATTTTCAGGGAACGATTTAAGCGAACTTCACTCAGCCGTTGTTTTTCTTGACTTTCGACTAATTGAGTAGTTAACTCTTTTTCTTTAAGTTCGGCTCGCAGGTGTTCAATTTCTAACTGAGTCAGTTCTTCTCGCTTGCGTAGCTCCCGCAGTTCTGTAACTAAATCTAATCCCTGTTGGGGTTGAGTATCTACCAATTTAGCTTGCTGCTTTTTTTGCCGCAGTTCGCTTTTAAGTCGCTCAATTTCCGTTTGACTTTGGTCTACTTTGTCACGTAATTGATTCAGTTGTGCCTGTAAGCTAGATTCTTGTTGTTGGAGGTAGCGAATCAAGTCTACTAAATAATCATGAATTAGTTGATAGCGTTCGGGAACATCGGGGAATAACACTACTAACCCAGAGCGCACTAAAATATCTAAAACTAACTCTAATTTGGCAGCATCTTCTAATTCTGCTAGTTCTGCTGCTAACTCAGCACGGGTTTTAAATGGACGTTTGTTACTTTCATCTGTTAATAAATACAAGACGAGTAAAGCTGCGCGTTCATTTTCGGTTCCGCAGTCTTTAATCAGTTCTTTGATGTAGCGCTCGATCAGTTTATTTGGTCGATAGGGCTGATATTGCTCTAATTTGGTAATGCGCTCATCTTGCAGTTGTGCTCCCACTACCTGCAACTCAATCGGGCGGACTTCTCCTAGTTCTGCTGATAAATCTTCGACTAAGGCATCAATCAAAGTAGGTTCTAAATTAAATTGCGATCGCTCGGTTAACTTTTGGATAATAGCTCTGGCATATTCTGGGGAAAAATTATTTAACTGATAGCGGATATTTTTGTCAAGAATATTATTATTAATTGCTTCCAGTGCCGAGAGATGTTTAAATTCTAATAATCGATGTAAATAATCTTCTCGCAAAGATAAGATAACTTTGACAAAGGATATATTCAGACAGTCGCTAATAAATCTATCAAATTCTTGCTTTTGATTGCGGTCAGTATAACCAAAGAAATATTCTTCAAATTGGTCAAAAATTAAAACCGTAATTAAATGGTTATCAGCATTTTCGCGTAATTGCTGCCAAATCTCGTCAATGGTGGTGGGTGTAGCCAGTTCAATGGCTGGACTTCCCTTAATCAGAGAGACTGCCGCTGTTAAAGATTTCCCTAATTCCCGCACCCAATCGGTATAAACTTGTAGTACCACAGGTACGGCAATTTGATCACCAATAGCGCGATTTTGCAATGCTGGGACTAAGCCTGCGCTGACGGTTGAACTCTTACCCACTCCTGATTGACCGTGAATCACCGTTAACTTTTGATCAGCGCGGCTAATTCTGCCAATTAAGTTATTAATATCACCTTCCCGACCAGAGGCAGCAATTTCTAAAGCGACGCTGCGATTGCCGGTAGATGACATCAAAGCTGGGTTGGTGGCTTGTCTTTGGGGTTGGAGACGACCGGCACCGATGAAAGCGCGAAAGCCGTACTGCTGCTCAACAGAACGGCGTTTTTGGCGAATAATGTATGCTTCCAGATAGCGACCTGCTTCAAAATAAAGCGATCGCATATTCCGCAATAAGCGAATATAACGATGGGCATCATATTGATGCTCGCTATTTTCTAAAGCTGCTGACAGTTCTAAAGTTGCTTTTTCTAGATATTCATCAGCTATGTCTTGCTCACCTATATGACGCTGTGCCTTCGCTAAAATCAAATAATAAATTTGTCCCAGCAGCAAGGGAAACAAGCTGTGATGTGGTTCATGATGTTTTTGTGCTTCCCCTAATTTCAGTAGCGCTACATGAGCTAAAATACTCGCTTGCACCCACCTGAATTGCTGCACAGCTACTTGAGCCAGAAAACCGTAGTCGCAGGCCAGTTGAATTTGGCTACCATAATTTTGATGCAACTCCAGAGACTCTTGAGCAATAAGTTGCAATTCTGACCATTCTTGGAGATGTTGCAAAACTTCAGCGAGTTTAGCAATAAACTCAGCAACTAAATCTACACGTTTAGCTACATGAAAAACATTCAAACATTGCTGAAAATAATATTTAGCGTCATACCAATGACGGCGATTTTCTGTTTGATTTTGTTCTGCCAAACGGGAATAACATAAACCAATGTAAAAAAATAAAACTCCCTGGCGTAGCAGATGAAGCGACGGAGAGACAGGAATAGGAGATTTCGATGAATTTTCCCATTCTACAATACCTCTTCTTCTCTCTCTTCGCTGCCTCTGTCCTTCTTTTATCGTTTCTTCTTGCCAAAATTGCCAGCTTTGGAGAAAGTGGGTTAAAGCTAACTTTATCCGGTCACTGACATAATCATCTAGACCAAAAACAAATTGCAGACTAGCATTTAATTCTGGCTCTAAGCTAATACCGCGATGTTCTAACTCTTTAATCGCAAACTGGAGTTCATAACTGCGCTGCCAGACTTGCTCTAAAGTGAAATTATCAACATTTATTTGATTATTTTGATCAGTGTTAGCGTGTAACACTGTGGCGAACAAAGAGTCAGTTTCTTGTTGCAGAAATAGCAACAAATCTGGAGAGGTCATTTCAAACCGAATCGGTGTTGCTGCCCAACTAGCGAAATCTGGTGCCAAGCGCACTAGCTTTTGCAATACTTCTTCATTTACCCACAAAACCATTGGGAAGGTGTGGCGTTTGCGAAATTCGTCGCGAATGTGATTGATCGAAGTTAGTAAGTCATCAAGTCCATCTACTGACTCTAAACCCAAGATCATTAATGCTAAGGGTTGATCAACCGTTAGCTGGAAATGGATAGTTGTATAAAGACTTCTGGCATTGCGGGGCAAAACTACCTTTTGAATTTGGTAAGCTCCCATCGTCAGTTCTGTAAGTCTTTGCAGGAGTAGCTCCTGCAAGACTTGATAGTTACAGCACACCAAAACCACCGAGAATTGACCACTAGAGAGGGAAATTGCCCTCCCCAAACTCCGCAGAGCACGCTCGTTAGCCGCTGTTATATCTACTGGTGGGTGTCGTTCAACCATGATTTAAATTTTTGCGTTTCGGCTAACACTGGGTTGACGGCAAACCAAGCACCCTGGCGATCGCGATATTCAAAGACAAATAAACTCCGCAACAGAGTGTGGTACTCAATTTCACCGCCAACTCGTTGCTTTTGCACCACCTGAAAAATTAAATCCCACTCATGGGGGTCGATGGCTTTGGCTCGGTAATCTCGCTGTCTTTGAATCACCAATTCGACACAGTCACGGTCAAAGGGTGGATCTTGGTCACGGAGACAGTCAAACAGCAACCCTAGCAAGTCGCGCACATGACCACCACTGATCAGACACAACCGATCTAAAGTTTCCAGACTATCAAATACCTCCGTAATCAAGCCTAACCGATCGCCTACCAAAATGTCGGGGAAGGCTCTAGCCAAAACCATTTGCCGCATCAGTTCTAGCCCTTCGGGAAA includes the following:
- a CDS encoding eIF2A-related protein, producing the protein MVERHPPVDITAANERALRSLGRAISLSSGQFSVVLVCCNYQVLQELLLQRLTELTMGAYQIQKVVLPRNARSLYTTIHFQLTVDQPLALMILGLESVDGLDDLLTSINHIRDEFRKRHTFPMVLWVNEEVLQKLVRLAPDFASWAATPIRFEMTSPDLLLFLQQETDSLFATVLHANTDQNNQINVDNFTLEQVWQRSYELQFAIKELEHRGISLEPELNASLQFVFGLDDYVSDRIKLALTHFLQSWQFWQEETIKEGQRQRRERRRGIVEWENSSKSPIPVSPSLHLLRQGVLFFYIGLCYSRLAEQNQTENRRHWYDAKYYFQQCLNVFHVAKRVDLVAEFIAKLAEVLQHLQEWSELQLIAQESLELHQNYGSQIQLACDYGFLAQVAVQQFRWVQASILAHVALLKLGEAQKHHEPHHSLFPLLLGQIYYLILAKAQRHIGEQDIADEYLEKATLELSAALENSEHQYDAHRYIRLLRNMRSLYFEAGRYLEAYIIRQKRRSVEQQYGFRAFIGAGRLQPQRQATNPALMSSTGNRSVALEIAASGREGDINNLIGRISRADQKLTVIHGQSGVGKSSTVSAGLVPALQNRAIGDQIAVPVVLQVYTDWVRELGKSLTAAVSLIKGSPAIELATPTTIDEIWQQLRENADNHLITVLIFDQFEEYFFGYTDRNQKQEFDRFISDCLNISFVKVILSLREDYLHRLLEFKHLSALEAINNNILDKNIRYQLNNFSPEYARAIIQKLTERSQFNLEPTLIDALVEDLSAELGEVRPIELQVVGAQLQDERITKLEQYQPYRPNKLIERYIKELIKDCGTENERAALLVLYLLTDESNKRPFKTRAELAAELAELEDAAKLELVLDILVRSGLVVLFPDVPERYQLIHDYLVDLIRYLQQQESSLQAQLNQLRDKVDQSQTEIERLKSELRQKKQQAKLVDTQPQQGLDLVTELRELRKREELTQLEIEHLRAELKEKELTTQLVESQEKQRLSEVRLNRSLKIALGASIFAIFGLTISIITAVDSEIKTLSASSEALFASQKGIDAVKEGLKAGRKLQQNIWVDSYTRQLVLTSLYQAVYGVKERNRLEGHLSGVNSATFSPDGSLIASASADATIDLWRPDGSLLHTLAGHDDVVNSATFSPDSQIIASASQDKTIKLWSREGKLLATLSGHQAVVNGVSFSPDSQIIASASLDKTVKLWSRDGQLLNTLTGFGNAVLGVAWSPDGQIIAAVSADNITKLWSREGKLLKVLQGHEDAVKSVAWSPDGQTIATASLDKTVKLWSRDGKFLRTLSGHSAGVTSVSFSPNGQTISSASTDETIKLWSRSGALLGTLKGHNNWVNSVSFSPDSKTLISAGRDKTIRLWRWDDVLLRNPKANNDWITSISFSPDGKTLAAASRDKTVKLWSRDGQLLNTLPGDEDQVWGVAWSADGETIASASKDKTVKLWSRDGQLLNTLKGHKDAVLGVAWSADGETIASASKDKTVKLWSRDGQLLNTLQGHTNAVNWVSFSPDSQLLASASDDATVKVWGRDGKLLHNLTGHSRRVNGVAWSPDGKTIASASIDSTVKLWSREGTFLKTLSGDGDGFISVSFSPDGKTLAVSSDDKVRLWNREGTLLIALKGDKDELTSVSFSPDGKTLAAGSGNGTVIWRNLADIKLESLLDNGCGLINDYLLHNPKVTKSDRTLCPNK